The Candidatus Equadaptatus faecalis genome has a segment encoding these proteins:
- the dut gene encoding dUTP diphosphatase — MTVKVKTAEGTVLPQYATEGSAGMDLRAAEALNVPAGERACVSTGLFLEIPAGFEAQVRPRSGLALKHGITVLNSPGTIDSDYRGEVKVILANLGKEDFKIEIGDRIAQMVFAEVTKAVFETVCELEETERSAGGFGSTGKK; from the coding sequence ATTACGGTAAAAGTTAAAACTGCGGAAGGCACTGTCCTTCCGCAGTACGCAACAGAAGGTTCCGCGGGAATGGATTTAAGGGCTGCCGAAGCGCTTAACGTCCCTGCCGGTGAACGTGCCTGCGTTTCAACGGGGCTGTTCCTTGAAATTCCTGCCGGTTTTGAAGCTCAGGTGCGTCCGAGAAGCGGACTTGCGTTGAAACACGGCATAACTGTGCTGAATTCCCCCGGAACTATAGATTCCGACTACCGCGGAGAAGTTAAGGTTATTCTTGCCAATCTTGGCAAAGAAGACTTTAAAATTGAAATTGGTGACAGAATAGCGCAGATGGTATTTGCCGAAGTAACGAAAGCAGTATTTGAAACGGTCTGCGAACTTGAGGAAACAGAGCGCTCTGCAGGCGGGTTTGGCAGCACGGGAAAGAAATAG
- a CDS encoding GtrA family protein — MFVGALNTVLGYVVVFVAYNIIHLSYWAASATAYIGLLPVNYILHKRITFKKHNKTTLRESIAYTANILICYLLAYKVSHLVICYALRNFLRIETIKIIENVALIVGNILYALLNFLGQKMIVFKKKELSELSKAPNTSSKQAYNH, encoded by the coding sequence ATGTTTGTCGGTGCCTTGAATACTGTTTTGGGGTATGTGGTTGTATTTGTCGCGTATAATATAATCCATTTGTCTTACTGGGCAGCCTCTGCGACAGCCTATATAGGTCTTTTGCCGGTAAATTATATTCTGCACAAGCGAATTACGTTTAAGAAACACAATAAAACTACTTTGAGGGAAAGCATTGCTTATACTGCAAATATTCTTATTTGCTATCTGCTTGCCTATAAAGTTTCTCATTTGGTTATCTGTTATGCCCTGCGGAATTTCTTAAGAATTGAAACAATAAAAATCATTGAAAATGTTGCGCTTATAGTTGGAAATATATTATATGCGCTGCTAAATTTTTTGGGGCAGAAAATGATAGTGTTCAAAAAGAAAGAATTGTCTGAATTGAGCAAAGCCCCAAATACATCATCTAAACAAGCATATAATCATTAA